The following coding sequences lie in one Aricia agestis chromosome 10, ilAriAges1.1, whole genome shotgun sequence genomic window:
- the LOC121730858 gene encoding proton-coupled folate transporter-like — MENPKIRQDAEETVPLKKEKDKRQKLTTREKFKSLKGNITVEPCLAFFMITSVVTMLGTQNLNLEKACRVNLKLNDTICTALTLRQRENLTQEEDEVQKLVASVEGWKSVIHTAFPVILMMFIGAWSDRTGRRKVCILMPVAGECITCVLNLINTYFFYEVSVEWTALMGTIFLSVTGAWYTMFLGTFSYIVDISSKQTRTFRLGVLTFGITIGLPVGMGLSGILLRFLGFYGLYGVCALVQLSNFLYIYFLIEDHRWLDNNYKSKRKGIIGFFIEFFNFQSLKETLQILTEKGNNSRRLKVCLILLMVCLNFGSFWGETSITYIFCRYRFNWDELKYSIYSIYSLTLHTIGTMIAIGLFSKKLKVDDSVLGIMAITSRISGALVWAFAENTMQIYIAPLVELLNGTTVIALRSIASKLVPAHELAKVYSLFGLAETIVPLISAPLYTRVYISTLHLLPGAVFLVSVMTATPILLIFIWFFIQHKKNIRRTELNVQENEKS; from the exons atggaaaatccAAAGATAAGGCAAGATGCTGAGGAAACAGTGCCGCTGAAAAAGGAAAAAGATAAAAGACAGAAATTAACAACTAGAGAGAAGTTCAAGAGTTTAAAAGGAAACATAACAGTTGAACCGTGTCTTGCGTTCTTTATGATAACGAGTGTTGTAACTATGCTGGGGacccaaaatttaaatttagaaaaagctTGCAGAGTCAATTTAAAATTGAACGATACCATATGCACGGCCCTAACGCTGAGGCAGCGAGAGAACTTGACTCAAGAAGAAGATGAGGTGCAGAAGCTGGTTGCGTCCGTGGAGGGATGGAAGAGCGTCATCCACACCGCTTTTCCCGTCATCCTGATGATGTTCATCGGGGCTTGGAGTGATAGAACGGGGAGACGGAAGGTATGCATCCTAATGCCGGTCGCCGGTGAATGCATCACCTGCGTTCTCAATCTCATCAACACGTACTTCTTTTACGAAGTCTCCGTGGAATGGACGGCGTTAATGGGTACCATCTTCCTCTCCGTCACTGGTGCATGGTACACCATGTTTCTAGGAACGTTCAGCTATATTGTGGACATCAGCTCCAAGCAAACGAGGACCTTCAGATTGGGAGTACTAACTTTCGGAATAACCATCGGGTTGCCGGTGGGAATGGGACTCAGTGGAATCCTCCTCCGGTTTCTCGGGTTTTATGGGTTATACGGAGTCTGTGCACTTGTCCAGCTATCAAATTtcctatacatatattttctaATAGAAGATCACAGATGGCTGGATAATAATTACAAG TCAAAGCGAAAAGGAATTATCGGATTtttcattgaattttttaattttcaaagcTTGAAAGAAACTCTGCAAATTCTAACTGAAAAAGGAAATAACAGTCGAAGACTCAAAGTGTGTTTGATTTTGTTAATGGTGTGCTTGAATTTCGGATCATTTTGGG gaGAGACATCTATAACATACATCTTCTGCCGTTATCGCTTCAATTGGGATGAGCTGAAGTACAGTATTTATTCGATATACAGCCTGACCTTACATACCATTG GGACGATGATAGCGATCGGCTTATTCAGTAAGAAGCTAAAGGTGGACGACTCCGTGCTGGGCATCATGGCCATCACCAGCAGAATATCCGGTGCCCTCGTGTGGGCCTTCGCTGAGAACACCATGCAGATATACATAG cACCACTGGTGGAGCTATTAAATGGCACAACGGTCATAGCGTTGAGATCTATCGCCTCGAAGCTGGTACCAGCTCACGAGTTAG CAAAAGTGTACTCGCTCTTCGGGCTCGCAGAGACCATCGTACCTCTGATCTCTGCACCCCTGTACACCCGAGTGTACATCTCCACGCTACACCTCTTACCCGGCGCTGTGTTCTTGGTATCTGTGATGACTGCGACGCCGATACTGTTGATATTCAT ATGGTTCTTCATTCAACACAAGAAAAATATAAGAAGAACAGAACTCAACGTACAAGAGAATGAGAAGTCGTGA
- the LOC121731051 gene encoding proton-coupled folate transporter-like: MERLSKSREDIEQKVPLKHETNEEQKITALQRLKIIKNNVTIEPPVVLYFIASCITAAGMQNLNLEKACRTNLGFDDHVCTSLRLRQRANLTYEEDEVQKLVASVEAWRSAIYTAFPIILMAFLGAWSDKMGKRRICMLMPIGGELITCILNIVNTYFDGVNVEWTSLMGTFFLSITGAWCVMLMGSYSYISDITTIENRTSRLGALTLGLNITHPIGMGLSGIMLEYTGYYGVFGITGLVQLLNFLYIYYYTEDYVPCYKPETGTGGIGIWRHVTEFFDFNSLKDMVLILFKKGPNNQRMRVCMILSAVCFLYGPIWGDMSINYIMCRYRFNWDALKYSIYSSYSLTLHTFGTFLAIMLFTRRLKLDDSVLGIIAVISRIAGALAWALSRNEFEIYFAPIGEFFNGTMLLALRAISSKLVSSQELGKLYSLFGLSEISMMLIFVPIYARVYIATLHIFPGACYFFTVLFSIPALLIFVWFYVEYRRDLRNAAREECAIETDI; encoded by the exons atggagCGCTTATCAAAATCGCGCGAAGATATCGAACAAAAGGTACCGCTGAAACACGAAACAAATGAGGAGCAGAAGATAACCGCCTTACAGAGACTCAAGATCATCAAAAACAATGTGACCATAGAACCACCAGTGGTACTCTACTTCATAGCGAGCTGTATCACCGCAGCCGGGATGCAGAATCTAAATTTAGAGAAGGCGTGCAGAACGAACCTCGGATTTGACGACCACGTATGTACCTCCCTGAGGCTGAGACAGCGAGCGAATTTGACTTACGAGGAGGACGAGGTACAGAAATTGGTGGCGTCAGTGGAGGCCTGGAGAAGCGCTATTTATACGGCGTTTCCCATTATTTTAATGGCATTTCTGGGGGCTTGGAGCGATAAAATGGGAAAGCGGAGAATATGTATGCTGATGCCCATAGGCGGAGAATTAATTacctgtatattaaatatagttAATACCTACTTCGACGGTGTCAACGTGGAGTGGACGTCGTTGATGGGAACGTTTTTTTTGTCTATCACCGGTGCATGGTGCGTAATGTTGATGGGATCTTATAGTTACATAAGCGATATAACGACGATCGAGAACAGAACTTCCAGGCTTGGCGCTCTGACCCTGGGCTTGAACATCACGCACCCGATAGGAATGGGCTTGAGTGGCATCATGCTGGAGTATACTGGGTACTACGGAGTGTTCGGAATAACGGGACTCGTCCAACTGTTGAACTTTTTGTATATCTACTACTATACAGAggattatgtaccttgctataagCCCGAG ACCGGTACAGGTGGAATCGGAATATGGAGGCACGTTACAGAATTTTTTGACTTCAATAGTTTAAAAGATATGGTGCTAATTCTTTTCAAAAAGGGGCCTAACAACCAAAGGATGAGGGTTTGCATGATTCTGTCGGCAGTTTGTTTTTTATACGGACCAATATGGG GTGATATGTCTATTAATTATATCATGTGCCGATATCGCTTCAATTGGGACGCGCTCAAATATAGCATCTACAGCTCATACAGCCTCACCCTACATACATTTG GTACATTTTTAGCAATCATGTTGTTTACGAGGCGACTAAAATTAGACGATTCAGTGCTTGGGATCATAGCGGTGATAAGCAGAATAGCTGGAGCCCTAGCATGGGCTTTATCCAGAAACGAGTTTGAAATTTACTTCG CTCCCATCGGTGAATTTTTCAACGGTACAATGCTCCTTGCGCTACGAGCAATCAGCTCCAAATTGGTATCCAGTCAAGAACTTG GAAAATTATACTCTCTCTTCGGTCTGTCGGAGATATCCATGATGTTGATATTCGTACCGATCTACGCGCGAGTGTACATCGCGACGCTGCACATCTTCCCGGGCGCCTGTTATTTCTTCACCGTACTATTCTCGATACCGGCGTTGCTAATTTTTGT ATGGTTCTACGTCGAATACAGAAGAGACCTGCGAAACGCTGCAAGAGAAGAGTGTGCAATAGAAACTGATATATAG